The following are encoded in a window of Candidatus Bathyarchaeota archaeon genomic DNA:
- the ppsA gene encoding phosphoenolpyruvate synthase, producing the protein MNVAKEKELVLWFDDIRNTDVPIVGGKNASLGEMINAGLPVPPGFAVTAHSYEKFILEKKIAEKIYKILKETITDPNDPKQYDTASKKIRALIEKTPIPKAIEKAIKQAYLDLNKRLELEDMFVAVRSSATAEDLPDASFAGQQETYLNVKGVDDLLAKVVKCWSSLFTPRAIFYRNEKGFAHEKVFISVGVQKMVNSRAAGVMFSINPVSGNHDEIVIEGNYGLGESVVSGAVNPDDFVVDKNTLQIKERRISRKTIKYIRDPKTGKTVHLDVPEAEQKVTCVSDKEIIFLAELAKRIEKHYGKPMDIEWAIDQDLSFPQNMMLVQARPETVFGSKTMEVPKMEETKAPQEALKIVVRGISAGRRGYGAGKAKVVLNPEDAHRDMTKGDILVTTMTDPDFVPFMKMASAIVTDKGGITSHAAIVSRELNIPCVVGTEIATQVMKTGQEYTVDSRNGVIYEGIMAQAVQPATTQNGGAVTQVADSAPVTATKIYMNLGTPEMIEQYKNLPFEGIGLMRTEFILASAIGQHPMAFVDAGQGQQFVDKLADGIATVARAIQPKPVVVRLSDFKTNEYRGLKGGEKYEILEENPMLGWRGCSRYISKWYIQAFRLECQAIKKCRADWGLKNVYVMLPMVRTVWEAKKVLEIMKEEGLERNKDFKVWFMAETPSIAIMADEFSKLVDGFSIGSNDMTQGVLMIDRDSERLGQMGYFDERDPAVKRIIAHLIKIAHENGCTVSICGEGPSNLPDFAEFLVRAGIDSISVNNDAVVTTRKNIASIEQKIILERLAEQAAIARGQPLKKPTPDWEWPQ; encoded by the coding sequence TTGAATGTAGCAAAAGAGAAAGAATTGGTTTTATGGTTTGATGATATAAGAAACACTGATGTACCTATTGTCGGCGGCAAGAACGCCAGCTTGGGCGAAATGATCAATGCAGGCTTACCCGTTCCACCTGGGTTTGCGGTAACTGCCCATTCTTACGAGAAATTTATTTTAGAGAAAAAAATTGCAGAGAAAATCTACAAAATTCTTAAGGAAACAATCACAGACCCAAATGATCCTAAACAATATGATACAGCGTCAAAAAAGATTCGTGCACTAATAGAAAAAACTCCGATACCGAAGGCTATCGAGAAGGCTATAAAGCAGGCATATCTTGATTTGAACAAGCGCCTAGAGCTTGAGGACATGTTTGTTGCTGTCCGCTCAAGTGCCACAGCCGAAGATTTACCTGACGCATCGTTTGCGGGTCAACAAGAAACTTACCTCAACGTTAAAGGTGTTGACGACCTGCTTGCTAAAGTTGTGAAATGCTGGTCAAGCCTCTTCACGCCGCGAGCAATCTTCTACCGAAACGAGAAAGGCTTTGCACATGAAAAAGTCTTCATTAGCGTCGGTGTTCAAAAGATGGTTAACTCCAGAGCCGCCGGAGTCATGTTTAGCATAAACCCTGTTAGCGGTAACCATGACGAAATTGTTATTGAAGGTAACTATGGTCTCGGCGAATCAGTTGTTTCTGGTGCTGTTAATCCTGACGACTTTGTTGTGGACAAAAACACCTTACAAATTAAAGAGCGTCGAATTTCCCGCAAAACAATCAAGTACATTCGCGACCCCAAAACAGGTAAAACCGTGCACTTAGACGTTCCTGAGGCTGAGCAGAAAGTTACCTGCGTGAGCGACAAGGAAATCATTTTCCTTGCTGAACTTGCTAAACGCATCGAGAAGCATTATGGTAAACCCATGGATATTGAATGGGCAATCGACCAAGACCTGTCTTTCCCACAGAACATGATGCTAGTTCAAGCTCGCCCAGAAACCGTATTCGGTTCAAAAACAATGGAAGTACCTAAAATGGAAGAAACCAAAGCTCCCCAAGAAGCCCTAAAAATTGTTGTCCGTGGGATCTCTGCTGGCAGAAGAGGCTATGGCGCAGGCAAAGCCAAAGTTGTCCTAAACCCTGAAGATGCACACAGAGACATGACCAAAGGCGACATTCTCGTGACAACTATGACTGACCCTGACTTTGTGCCTTTTATGAAAATGGCAAGCGCCATCGTAACCGACAAAGGCGGAATCACCTCTCACGCAGCCATCGTGAGCCGAGAACTCAACATTCCCTGTGTTGTAGGCACTGAAATCGCTACACAGGTGATGAAGACAGGTCAAGAATATACTGTGGACTCAAGAAACGGAGTTATCTACGAAGGCATAATGGCACAAGCCGTTCAACCAGCAACAACCCAAAACGGCGGCGCAGTCACTCAAGTGGCAGATTCTGCTCCAGTAACTGCTACAAAAATCTACATGAACCTCGGAACCCCCGAGATGATTGAACAATACAAGAACCTGCCGTTCGAAGGCATCGGCTTAATGCGCACAGAATTCATCCTAGCCAGCGCCATAGGACAGCACCCAATGGCATTTGTCGATGCGGGTCAAGGACAACAATTCGTTGACAAACTCGCTGATGGCATAGCAACCGTTGCAAGAGCAATCCAGCCAAAACCAGTTGTAGTACGGTTAAGCGACTTCAAAACCAACGAGTACCGCGGATTAAAAGGAGGAGAAAAATACGAAATCCTCGAAGAAAATCCCATGCTCGGCTGGAGAGGTTGCAGCAGGTACATAAGCAAATGGTACATCCAAGCGTTCAGACTTGAGTGCCAAGCCATAAAGAAATGCCGCGCAGACTGGGGGCTCAAAAACGTCTACGTCATGCTGCCGATGGTTCGCACAGTCTGGGAAGCTAAAAAAGTACTTGAAATCATGAAGGAAGAAGGCTTAGAACGCAACAAAGACTTCAAAGTCTGGTTCATGGCTGAAACACCCTCAATCGCCATCATGGCAGACGAATTCAGCAAGCTTGTTGACGGCTTCAGCATAGGCTCAAACGACATGACACAAGGCGTACTCATGATTGACCGCGACTCCGAACGCTTAGGCCAAATGGGATACTTCGACGAACGCGACCCAGCAGTAAAACGCATCATTGCGCACCTAATTAAAATTGCACATGAAAACGGATGCACAGTCAGCATCTGCGGCGAAGGGCCATCGAACCTGCCTGACTTCGCAGAATTCCTTGTTCGCGCAGGAATCGACAGCATATCCGTAAACAACGATGCCGTAGTTACGACTAGAAAGAATATTGCAAGCATTGAGCAAAAGATAATTCTTGAACGCCTCGCTGAACAAGCAGCAATCGCTCGGGGTCAACCATTAAAGAAGCCAACTCCCGACTGGGAATGGCCACAGTAA
- the dph2 gene encoding diphthamide biosynthesis enzyme Dph2: MVTLLAFDFEEERIKQEIIKRDAKRVLIQLPQGLKPEATKLAKIIEKSGALPIISSDPCYGACDIAVNEADSLGAGLIVHFGHSKMVKHEQVATIYVEARATITVDKAVEQALPLLRDYKKIGLATSVQHLQTLNQAREILVRAGKTVIIGDTGNISYAGQVSGCNYSNVKSIANEVETFLFVGGGIFHALGIALSTSKPTIVADPYDDRAFPINEQAQTILKQRFASIQEAKKAKTFGILIGLKPGQKHLETAIKTKELAEKHEKTVILLAGREFTPETFMEFPSIDAYVNTACPRISLDATGKFQKPVLTVNEFMVVCGEISWESLLKKGLFEN, encoded by the coding sequence GTGGTAACGCTGTTAGCTTTTGATTTTGAAGAAGAGAGAATAAAGCAGGAAATAATCAAACGTGATGCCAAACGAGTTTTGATTCAGCTACCTCAAGGTCTAAAGCCCGAAGCAACTAAGCTGGCAAAGATTATTGAGAAGAGTGGTGCGCTTCCAATAATTTCATCAGACCCATGTTACGGAGCCTGCGACATAGCGGTTAATGAAGCAGATAGTTTAGGGGCAGGTTTGATAGTGCATTTTGGCCACTCTAAGATGGTTAAGCATGAGCAAGTGGCAACAATCTACGTTGAAGCAAGAGCCACCATAACCGTAGACAAGGCAGTAGAACAAGCGCTTCCCTTATTGAGGGACTACAAGAAAATCGGCTTAGCCACCAGCGTGCAGCATCTGCAAACACTAAACCAAGCCAGAGAAATCCTTGTCCGCGCTGGCAAAACAGTAATCATAGGCGACACAGGCAACATAAGCTACGCTGGCCAGGTCAGCGGTTGCAACTATAGCAACGTCAAATCAATCGCCAACGAGGTCGAAACTTTCCTTTTTGTCGGCGGCGGAATATTCCATGCCCTAGGCATAGCCTTGAGCACGTCTAAACCGACAATTGTAGCCGACCCATATGACGACAGAGCCTTTCCAATTAACGAGCAAGCACAGACAATTCTAAAGCAACGCTTCGCATCCATCCAAGAAGCAAAAAAAGCAAAAACCTTCGGAATCCTCATAGGACTCAAGCCAGGACAAAAACACCTTGAAACTGCCATAAAAACCAAAGAGCTAGCAGAAAAACATGAAAAAACAGTTATACTTTTGGCTGGCAGAGAATTTACTCCTGAAACGTTTATGGAATTTCCAAGCATTGACGCTTATGTTAATACGGCTTGCCCACGCATTTCGTTGGATGCTACTGGAAAGTTTCAAAAGCCAGTTTTAACCGTTAACGAGTTTATGGTGGTTTGCGGCGAAATTTCATGGGAGAGTTTACTCAAAAAAGGCTTATTCGAAAATTAG
- a CDS encoding METTL5 family protein, giving the protein MGEFTQKRLIRKLDLERFLSKIAPQPTPQARLEQYTLSEHVASTMLYIVAYTHNDIVGKSVLDLGCGTGRLSLGAAYLGAESVVGIDIDRSAIETAHVNQRKTGLDNVQWILGDINAIGGKFDTVLENPPFGVQAREADRPFLVKALQAATSIYSLHNHPETDPQLIRQLKASQGFLQVQPNPFLERFIAKHGGTVKAVYAMLMTIPRMFDFHKKLKHDFVIDMYVIKRL; this is encoded by the coding sequence ATGGGAGAGTTTACTCAAAAAAGGCTTATTCGAAAATTAGACTTAGAGCGGTTCCTCTCAAAAATCGCGCCTCAGCCAACCCCTCAGGCGCGTTTGGAGCAGTATACACTTTCTGAGCATGTTGCCTCAACGATGCTCTACATCGTTGCATACACACACAATGATATCGTTGGGAAGTCAGTGCTGGATTTGGGTTGTGGAACAGGCAGGCTATCGCTTGGAGCAGCGTATCTTGGTGCCGAAAGTGTTGTGGGTATTGATATTGACAGGTCAGCAATTGAAACCGCCCATGTAAACCAAAGAAAAACGGGTTTAGACAATGTTCAATGGATTCTTGGAGACATAAACGCAATCGGCGGCAAGTTTGATACTGTTCTTGAAAATCCCCCCTTTGGAGTACAGGCTCGTGAGGCTGACCGCCCCTTCTTAGTGAAAGCACTGCAAGCTGCGACATCAATTTATTCACTGCACAATCACCCTGAAACCGACCCACAGCTGATTAGGCAGCTTAAAGCCAGCCAAGGCTTCTTGCAAGTTCAACCTAACCCCTTCCTTGAGCGGTTCATCGCTAAGCATGGCGGCACTGTTAAAGCTGTATACGCTATGCTAATGACCATACCACGCATGTTTGATTTCCATAAAAAACTAAAACATGATTTCGTTATCGACATGTACGTCATAAAAAGGCTATAG
- a CDS encoding exosome complex RNA-binding protein Csl4, with protein sequence MTLKPAEQKSGHLVLPGDRLGVIEEFIPDSGTYVKDGVIYSKIVGRSLLDLLNKRVSVYPVANSATVPKVSTVVIGQIGNAQSDNVLVKIFKIGKKKLTGNFGGILHVSDVSDRYVNAMSDVCKPGDIVRAKVISEKNKIYHLSTNDKGLGVLYAFCSKCGNLLEQQRYDLKCSKCGSVERRKLAPDYGKEPL encoded by the coding sequence ATGACTCTAAAACCTGCTGAACAAAAAAGTGGTCATTTAGTGTTGCCCGGCGACCGATTGGGCGTTATTGAAGAGTTCATCCCTGACTCAGGGACATACGTCAAAGACGGCGTCATATACTCTAAGATTGTAGGTCGTTCGCTATTAGATTTGCTAAACAAGCGAGTTTCTGTTTACCCAGTGGCCAATAGCGCGACTGTGCCGAAAGTTTCAACGGTTGTCATTGGGCAAATTGGCAACGCTCAATCTGACAATGTTTTGGTGAAAATCTTTAAAATTGGAAAAAAGAAACTAACAGGCAACTTCGGCGGTATTCTTCATGTTTCTGATGTTTCCGACCGTTATGTTAACGCCATGAGCGATGTTTGTAAGCCTGGAGACATTGTTAGGGCTAAAGTTATCAGCGAAAAGAACAAAATCTATCATTTGTCAACCAATGACAAGGGCTTAGGTGTCCTGTACGCTTTCTGTTCAAAATGCGGAAATCTGCTTGAGCAACAGCGCTATGATTTAAAATGCTCTAAATGTGGAAGTGTTGAGAGACGAAAACTTGCTCCTGACTATGGAAAAGAACCACTTTGA
- a CDS encoding DNA-directed RNA polymerase subunit L: protein MKVNVLKRSDKELKIEIQGSSHGLCNLLQKRLLEDKRVDFAGYDVPHPLASSPIIYVRMKGRTKPEDALIEAAEKVRAANDAFGKELDRVLKAKK, encoded by the coding sequence ATGAAAGTAAATGTCTTGAAAAGATCTGATAAGGAATTAAAGATTGAAATTCAAGGTTCAAGCCACGGCTTATGCAACCTACTGCAGAAGAGGCTTTTAGAGGACAAAAGAGTGGACTTCGCAGGCTACGATGTCCCCCATCCTTTAGCGTCAAGCCCAATCATTTATGTTCGAATGAAAGGCAGAACTAAGCCTGAGGACGCTTTGATTGAGGCTGCCGAGAAAGTTCGTGCAGCAAACGATGCTTTCGGCAAAGAGTTAGACCGTGTTCTAAAAGCTAAGAAGTAA
- a CDS encoding DUF99 family protein, with product MSRPKRFRVIKSEIRVLGIDDGQFTPHTQGTVIVVGVVFRGGCWIDGVMHTRIAIDGLDATEKLALMINDSPHRKQLRIVMLNGLTFAGFNIVDIKRLNVATGLPVIVLTRDMPDLEAIHQALKNLPDSEERRRMVLEAGEIHEVNCKGSKSYMGLAGISLPDALRIVELTSTRSSYPEPLRVAHLIASGISP from the coding sequence TTGAGTCGCCCAAAAAGGTTCCGCGTTATAAAATCTGAGATTCGAGTGCTCGGCATAGATGATGGTCAGTTTACTCCTCACACGCAAGGCACTGTGATTGTGGTCGGGGTTGTTTTCCGCGGGGGCTGCTGGATTGACGGCGTCATGCATACTAGAATTGCCATTGACGGGTTAGATGCTACAGAAAAGTTGGCTTTGATGATTAATGATTCGCCTCACCGTAAGCAGTTGCGGATAGTAATGTTAAATGGGCTGACGTTTGCAGGTTTCAACATTGTTGACATTAAACGGCTTAATGTGGCAACTGGACTTCCAGTCATAGTGTTAACCAGAGATATGCCCGATTTAGAAGCGATTCACCAAGCGCTCAAAAACTTGCCCGATAGCGAGGAGCGAAGGCGTATGGTGCTTGAGGCTGGAGAAATCCACGAGGTCAATTGTAAGGGGTCGAAAAGTTACATGGGGCTGGCTGGTATTTCACTGCCAGATGCTTTGAGGATTGTTGAGTTAACTTCTACTAGGAGTAGTTATCCTGAACCGTTGCGTGTTGCCCATCTAATCGCTTCTGGTATCAGCCCTTGA
- a CDS encoding transcription factor S gives MEFCPRCGSRLEPKKSKSGKEATLVLACPKCGYKKSEAGKKVEVKVAPKKVIQHNPQQFVAVIGKEEQKLSTLPTVRIECPKCGNNTAYVWQVQTRGADESSTQFLRCTKCNYTFREYS, from the coding sequence ATGGAATTCTGCCCCAGATGCGGTTCGCGGTTGGAACCGAAAAAATCTAAGAGTGGCAAAGAAGCAACTCTGGTTCTTGCGTGCCCAAAATGCGGCTATAAGAAGTCTGAAGCTGGTAAAAAAGTTGAGGTTAAAGTTGCGCCGAAAAAAGTTATTCAGCATAATCCTCAGCAGTTTGTAGCCGTCATCGGTAAAGAAGAACAGAAACTTAGCACTCTGCCTACTGTGCGCATTGAATGTCCCAAGTGTGGGAACAATACGGCTTACGTTTGGCAAGTGCAAACGCGCGGGGCAGACGAGTCTTCGACACAGTTTTTGCGTTGCACTAAATGTAATTATACGTTTAGAGAATACAGTTAA
- the pcn gene encoding proliferating cell nuclear antigen (pcna), with translation MFKLKVSDAKLLRDMATAISILVDEATFKIDSEGLKLRAMDPSRVAMIDFEWPKSLFQEYEATEPSKVCLNISELLKLLKRAGKDESVELSLDDKTGRLLVTIAGKYSRNFTMPTLEASEEEVPTPKITFNVKAKTTTQGLSQAIEDAQLVSDHVRIEAEPEKLTLTASGDLMGATITLQKGSDALLDLEVKESAKATFSLSYLSEIIKAAAATSEIATLEFSTDMPVRIDFQQTKEGKLTFFLAPRIETE, from the coding sequence ATGTTTAAGCTTAAAGTGTCTGACGCTAAACTCCTAAGAGATATGGCTACAGCCATTTCCATTCTTGTAGATGAAGCAACCTTCAAAATTGACTCTGAAGGGTTAAAACTCCGCGCCATGGATCCGTCACGCGTAGCAATGATTGATTTTGAATGGCCAAAAAGCCTATTTCAGGAATATGAAGCTACCGAACCATCAAAGGTTTGCCTTAATATTAGTGAGTTACTAAAACTCCTAAAGCGTGCTGGTAAGGACGAGTCAGTTGAGTTATCTCTCGACGATAAGACTGGGCGGTTACTAGTAACTATTGCTGGTAAGTATAGTCGTAACTTTACGATGCCTACGCTTGAAGCCTCTGAAGAAGAAGTGCCCACGCCCAAGATTACTTTTAACGTTAAAGCGAAAACCACTACTCAGGGCTTGAGTCAAGCTATTGAAGATGCACAGCTTGTGAGCGACCATGTGCGCATTGAGGCTGAGCCAGAAAAGTTGACTCTTACTGCTTCGGGTGACTTGATGGGTGCAACCATTACTCTTCAGAAGGGCAGTGATGCTTTGCTTGATTTGGAAGTTAAAGAAAGTGCAAAAGCAACCTTTAGCTTAAGCTACCTCTCAGAAATCATCAAGGCTGCGGCGGCTACATCAGAGATTGCAACGCTAGAGTTCTCCACGGACATGCCTGTTAGGATAGACTTTCAGCAGACAAAAGAGGGCAAATTAACGTTCTTCTTGGCGCCAAGAATCGAAACCGAATAA
- a CDS encoding DNA primase large subunit PriL: METAGFTRVDLAKYPFLKDTAEYIKPLDLQIGDLKSVGMDQILKRAEERVNEAIEHRIVTRNLKKLDLEILSFPVAILLVVATENSLIKKRYALSEAKQATNDLVLEPKEKVLKVALDFGWKITLNQKETSESPLEFLVHFTDYLRNTGHLHDKKWKLTNSILSNGKIYLNQKDVARLLQEEIRRRIEKRLEAKLPHYPEELSIIAERIKKLAAEKLGQGEMEEFPKVVVQAAFPPCINALYADMAANHHLSHIGRFTLTSFLVNIGMSPENVAELFKSFSDFNERLTRYQIEHIAGERGSATRYTPPQCSTLQTHGVCKNRDELCRRVYHPLAYYRRKQATLKPA, translated from the coding sequence ATGGAAACGGCGGGTTTCACTAGAGTTGACTTGGCGAAGTACCCTTTCTTAAAAGACACGGCTGAATACATTAAGCCTTTAGACCTGCAGATAGGCGACTTAAAAAGCGTAGGAATGGACCAAATTCTAAAGCGTGCTGAAGAGCGAGTTAACGAAGCAATCGAGCACCGCATAGTTACAAGGAACCTCAAGAAGTTAGACCTTGAAATTCTCTCTTTTCCCGTGGCAATCCTGCTTGTGGTAGCCACTGAGAACTCGCTTATTAAAAAACGGTATGCTCTGTCGGAGGCAAAGCAGGCTACAAATGACTTAGTCCTTGAGCCTAAAGAAAAAGTTCTCAAAGTCGCCTTAGATTTTGGGTGGAAGATAACGCTAAACCAAAAAGAAACTAGCGAATCTCCATTAGAATTCCTTGTTCACTTTACTGATTACCTGAGAAACACAGGTCACCTGCATGATAAAAAATGGAAGCTGACAAACAGTATCCTCTCAAACGGCAAGATTTACTTAAACCAAAAAGATGTAGCGCGGCTTCTGCAGGAAGAGATTCGCAGGCGCATCGAGAAAAGGCTTGAGGCAAAACTTCCACATTACCCTGAGGAACTCAGCATTATAGCTGAAAGAATAAAGAAATTGGCGGCTGAGAAACTTGGGCAAGGTGAAATGGAAGAGTTTCCCAAGGTTGTTGTGCAAGCTGCTTTTCCTCCCTGCATTAATGCTTTGTATGCTGATATGGCTGCGAATCATCACCTTTCGCATATTGGTCGCTTCACGTTAACTTCTTTTCTTGTTAACATCGGCATGTCGCCTGAGAATGTGGCTGAACTGTTCAAGAGTTTTTCAGACTTCAATGAACGGTTAACACGCTACCAAATCGAACATATCGCGGGGGAGCGCGGCTCGGCAACACGATATACTCCGCCTCAATGTTCAACTCTGCAAACGCACGGTGTCTGCAAGAACCGCGATGAGTTGTGCCGCCGCGTTTATCATCCGCTTGCATATTACAGACGCAAGCAAGCTACTTTGAAACCAGCCTAA
- a CDS encoding polyprenol monophosphomannose synthase translates to MVPSQIGVILPTYREADNVSKLIDDLEGLNLDVSILVIDDSSPDHTAEIVQKKQKEYDNVLLYVRPKKSGLGSAITDGFKFFLSSKQVPRYIVTMDADYSHDPKALPQLLSKMNNDSCGIVIGSRYVKGGKIVGWPSTRKIISKVANYVAKASLGLKLKDCTSGYRCYSTRFLKLVIGSLHSQTYEIQIETVRQAVLRNFSVKETPIVFMNRKHGKSKLTWTEITSFISYTLKATLHL, encoded by the coding sequence ATGGTACCCTCTCAGATCGGAGTAATTCTCCCAACCTATCGAGAAGCTGACAATGTTTCAAAATTAATTGATGACCTTGAAGGCTTGAATTTGGATGTCTCGATTTTAGTTATTGACGATTCCAGTCCCGACCACACAGCCGAAATTGTCCAGAAGAAACAGAAGGAATACGATAATGTGCTATTGTATGTTAGACCCAAAAAAAGTGGGTTAGGTTCAGCCATAACTGACGGCTTTAAATTTTTCTTGTCATCAAAACAGGTTCCTCGGTACATTGTGACTATGGATGCTGATTACTCGCATGATCCAAAGGCGCTTCCCCAACTTTTATCAAAGATGAATAATGACAGTTGCGGAATAGTTATCGGTAGCAGGTACGTAAAAGGTGGAAAAATTGTTGGCTGGCCATCAACAAGGAAAATTATAAGTAAAGTTGCTAATTATGTCGCTAAGGCTTCTTTAGGATTGAAACTGAAAGATTGCACTAGCGGTTACCGTTGTTACTCAACGCGGTTTCTGAAATTAGTCATTGGAAGTTTGCATAGCCAGACTTATGAGATCCAGATAGAAACTGTACGGCAAGCCGTTTTAAGAAATTTCAGTGTTAAAGAAACACCCATTGTCTTTATGAACAGGAAACATGGAAAATCAAAACTCACGTGGACTGAAATCACAAGTTTTATTTCTTACACGCTCAAAGCAACCTTACATCTTTAG
- a CDS encoding DNA primase small subunit PriS, protein MRQLEASRDFVYQKFCEYYQDPATVIPAPVGFDQREFGYLMFKERFMVRHKKFTSFNNFRVVLAQTVPSDVYHSCAYYENPDFEMDKKGWLGADLVFDIDADHIPTSCNKIHDEFTCTKCGFSGRGITPEECPCCGATKFAAKTWACDLCIESARDEAVKLLDMLANDFGFSTDELHVFFSGHRGYHVHVEEETVRSLDAMARKEIVDYVTGLGLTVLDREATERRGKRSVAKKFSLHNFGWNKRLKLGMENFLQTATKEELKAVGIKNAALLNNKETIIKRAINEGRWESIKGVSVQTWLKLAEHVKDTQASKIDTVVTTDIHRLIRMNGTLHGKTGLKKVEFPAKDLADFDPFSGAVAFKKGEVKVLVSDAPEFRMSGETFGPYKNETVELPIAAAVLLICKRRAEVAN, encoded by the coding sequence GTGAGGCAACTGGAGGCTTCTAGAGATTTCGTCTACCAAAAGTTCTGCGAATACTACCAAGACCCCGCCACAGTTATTCCCGCACCTGTTGGGTTTGACCAAAGAGAATTCGGCTACCTAATGTTCAAAGAACGATTCATGGTTAGACACAAAAAGTTTACCAGTTTCAACAACTTCCGAGTAGTTCTTGCCCAGACTGTGCCCTCAGATGTTTATCATTCATGTGCCTATTATGAAAACCCTGACTTTGAGATGGACAAGAAAGGCTGGTTAGGCGCAGACTTGGTCTTTGACATAGACGCAGACCACATACCTACCAGTTGCAACAAAATCCACGACGAATTCACGTGCACTAAATGCGGCTTTAGCGGCAGAGGAATAACACCCGAGGAATGTCCCTGCTGCGGCGCAACCAAGTTTGCAGCCAAAACTTGGGCTTGCGACCTCTGCATAGAATCCGCTCGAGACGAAGCCGTTAAGTTGCTTGATATGCTTGCGAATGATTTCGGCTTCTCAACTGACGAGTTGCATGTGTTCTTCTCTGGGCACCGCGGTTACCACGTGCATGTAGAGGAGGAAACGGTTCGCTCGCTGGATGCTATGGCAAGAAAAGAGATTGTTGATTACGTTACTGGCTTAGGCTTAACAGTTTTGGATAGGGAAGCCACGGAACGTCGGGGCAAACGTTCTGTTGCTAAAAAGTTTAGTTTGCACAACTTCGGCTGGAACAAGCGGTTGAAATTGGGGATGGAAAATTTTCTGCAAACCGCCACCAAAGAAGAACTCAAAGCCGTAGGCATCAAAAACGCTGCACTTCTAAACAACAAAGAAACCATAATCAAACGCGCCATAAACGAAGGCAGATGGGAAAGCATCAAAGGCGTGAGCGTTCAAACATGGCTAAAACTCGCCGAACACGTAAAAGACACACAAGCATCAAAAATTGACACGGTTGTAACCACGGATATTCACCGTTTAATCCGAATGAACGGCACCCTGCACGGCAAAACGGGACTAAAAAAAGTTGAGTTTCCAGCCAAAGACTTGGCGGATTTTGACCCGTTTTCTGGAGCAGTAGCTTTTAAAAAGGGTGAAGTGAAAGTGTTGGTGTCTGATGCGCCAGAGTTTAGGATGAGTGGGGAAACGTTTGGTCCATACAAAAACGAGACGGTTGAGCTGCCCATTGCTGCGGCAGTGTTGCTTATCTGTAAGAGGCGGGCTGAGGTGGCAAACTAG